The DNA segment GCCACCGGCAATTATGATGGGCAGGCTGGTTTTATCCACCAGTTCAGTTACGGCGTCAAAATTCGGTTCTGTGAGCGTGCCGTCGCGGGCGATGTCGGTATATATTAAGCGTTTCACCCCGAGGGACTGCATCTTATCCACTAATTCGATAGCGGTTACCTTAGTTCTCTCCTGCCAGCCACGGATTGCCACATAGCCATCACGGGCATCGATGCTGACAATTATGCGGTCTACGAACCTGCGGCAGGCCTCTTGAATCAAGGCATGGTCCTCTATTGCTGCTGTGCCCAGTATAGCGCGTGCCGCCCCGAGTTCCAGCGCCTGAGCTATCGACTCGATTCGGCGAATGCCACCTCCTAGCTGAAGGGGGATGTGGATTGCTTGTGCCATATCTGTGATAAGGGAGGCATGGCAGAGCTCGCCCCTGGCTGCACCATCGAGGTCAACTATATGAAGCCGCTTTGCCCCCAGCGATTGCCAGTGCAGGGCAATCTGCAGGGGCTCTTCAGAGAAGATAGTTTCCTGGCTGTAGTCTCCTTGATACAGGCGAACACACTTTCCACCCTTAAGGTCGATAGCAGGAATAATCTCCATTATCAGCCCTCTATTTTAGCTACGGGCAATCTGTTACTCTCGGTTCGTATTTTTTCAATAATACTAGTGGCCCTTTTTTCTCAATCGCCTTTTATAATCTTTTTAAGTAAATTGTAAATTAGTGAGTTATCAATAAAACCTTGCCTGACCTAAGATAGATTCCACTCAGTCTTTGGTAGTGAGCGGTTATCCGGATGGGCCGAGGCCGGGCAATACAATCGTAATGCTCGCCTTGTATTACCTGACTGCAGATGTATCAATTACACAGATTGCTAAGCTATGGATTCTTTTCCGTGGGTAGTTGCAAACCCCTGATGGCAGTAATATTCCTTAGAATCTCAGAGGTGCCGCCCTGGATGGTATAGCCCGGGGAGAACAGATAGGACTCGGCGGCGCTCTCACGAAATGCGGGTGGAATCCACTTCGAGCCCTGTCGCAATTGTCCATAGAGGCCAGGTAGCTGTGTTGCCACATGGGCCATGTACTGCTCGAACGATGTACAGAAGGCCTTAGCCAGCGCCGCTTCAGTGGTGGGGGGGCGACCCTGGTCGAGCACCCAGGCTACTCGATAGGTGAGCAGGCGTCCCACCTCGTACCTGACGGTAAGGTCTGCCAGCCTACTGCGTACTGTTGGTTGCTCTGCAAGGGGTTTGCCGCCCTGATTGGTTTGCTTGGCGTACTCGATGAGATCTTGATATAGCGGGTAATTGGTCATTAACCGCTCAACGCCGCTTCTTTCATAATCGAGCTGCTCAGCGATCTGGTACCAGCCACGGTTAATCTCTCCAACCAGGCTTGACCTGGGCACACGTACATTATCGAGAAAGACCTCATTATAGTGGTGTCCCCCGGTCATATCGATCAGGGGGCGAACCTCGATTCCCGAAAGGTGCATGTCCACGATAAACTCACTTATACCCCTGTGCCTGGGTGCATCGGGGTCTGTACGTGCTATCAGGTAGAGGTAGTCGATATGGTGCGCCCCGCTGGTCCATACCTTCTGTCCATTCAGGATGTAGGAGTCGCCATCCTCGGTGGCTTTGGTGCGAAGGGAGGCGAGATCGCATCCAGCCTCCGGTTCGCTCATTCCAATGCCAAATACAAGCTCACCTCTCGCGATGCGAGGCAGGAAGTACTCCTTCTGTTCATCGCTGCCATAGCGGATTATCGAGGGTCCCATCTGGCGGTCGGCAAACCAGTGGGCGGCTGCCGGCGCTCCATAGCGGACGATCTCCTCGGTGAGCACCATACGGTCCATGTAACTCTTCCCCTGACCGTACCACTCTCTGGGCCAGCACAGTCCGATCCATCCTCTCTGCCCTATCTTGCGGGAGAACTCTGGAGAATAACCACCCATCCAAGCATCGCAATGAACCTCGAAGCTTCCGTTCTTAAGCTCCTCTTCCAGGAACTGGCGGATCTCCTGCCTAAGCTTCTCCTGTTCTTCAGTGAAACGAAATTCCATTTACAATCACCTCATCTTACCATGTGGGATGCTATTCGAGTTCTATCATGACATCCCCTTTTTTTATACCCTGTCCTATCTCCACCTTGATATCGCTGACCTTGCTGTTCTGCGGGGATTTCACCGGCATCTGCATCTTCATGGCCTCAATAATAAGTAGCTCCTGGCCTTCTGTTACCTCCTCCCCCACCTTCACCTTGATATCAGTCACTTTTCCTGGCATTGGTGATACTATAGTAGTCATATTTTTAACCCTCACAGATTGATGTTTGAGTATTTCCTCCAAGGCCTGACAACGTTTTTATTCTCCGTCATGTCCAGTGCCCGGTTAATGTATTTCCTGGTCTCGCTGGGCATAATCACATCATCGATAAATCCCCTTTCCGCTGCGCAATAGGGGTTTTCAAAGAGATCCCTATACTCAGCTATCCTCTGGGCTTTAATCGCCTTGGGGTCCTCTGCCTCCTTTATTTCCCTGGCGAAGATAATGCTGGCGGCGGTCTCGGCGCCAACGATACAAATTTTGGCTATAGGCCAGGCGAACATGAAATCAGCCCCGGTATCCTTGCAGCACATTCCAGTGTAGGCCCCAGCGAAGGATTTACGTATGACCACAGTAATCTTGGGCACTGTAGCGTCGATATAGGAGTAAATCATCTTGGCACCGTGTCGTAAAATGCCCTTCCACTCTTCGGCTGACCCTATCCAGTAACCGGGGACATCATGGAGGGTTACCAGGGGTATGTTGAACAGGTCGCAGAACCTGACGAACCGGGCGACCTTGTCGGCGGCATCACAGTCCAGGGCGCCTGCGGCACACATCGGCTGGCTGGCCACGATCCCGGTGGGTCGCCCACCGAACCTGGCAAAACCGATAAGCACGTTCTGGGCAAAGTCCTTCAGTAGCTCAAAGAAGTGGCCATTATCGATGATTCTCATAATTACGTCGTGCATGTCATAGGCGATGTAGGGCTCTTCAGGAACCAGATTGTCCAGTTCTGAGTCTATCCTCTCCGGGTCATCACCTGTATCCTGATAGGTTGACTTCCTCTCGTCCTTATTATTGTTGGCGGGTAAAAAGCTCAACAGTTCCTTGGCCTTATCCAGGCAATCCTTGTCGTCCTCAACCACCAGGTGCGTCTCCCCCGATTTAACGGCGTGAGCCTCCACGCCGCAAAGGGTATCAATGTCGATATCTTCACCCGTCTGCGTTTTTACGAAGGCGGGACCAGCGATACCCATGCGGCCAGTCTCCCTGCATTGAAACACGAAATCCTGCATAACCGGGTGATAGGCTTGCCCTCCCAGGCAAGGACCCATGAGCAGTGCTATCTGGGGTATAATGCCTGAGGCCAGTACCTGGGATGTGAATAGCCATGCATAGCACTGCAAGGTATCCATTCCCTCTTGAAGCCTTGCACCCCCGGAGTCGTTCATGCCTACAAATGGTATCCCCATGTCTTTGGCCAGGTCGATGGCTTGCGAGAACT comes from the Dehalococcoidia bacterium genome and includes:
- the hisA gene encoding 1-(5-phosphoribosyl)-5-[(5-phosphoribosylamino)methylideneamino]imidazole-4-carboxamide isomerase, yielding MEIIPAIDLKGGKCVRLYQGDYSQETIFSEEPLQIALHWQSLGAKRLHIVDLDGAARGELCHASLITDMAQAIHIPLQLGGGIRRIESIAQALELGAARAILGTAAIEDHALIQEACRRFVDRIIVSIDARDGYVAIRGWQERTKVTAIELVDKMQSLGVKRLIYTDIARDGTLTEPNFDAVTELVDKTSLPIIIAGGISSLGHLKRLIDIGVEGAIVGRALYTGDIDLKKAVGNITA
- a CDS encoding acyl-CoA dehydrogenase family protein, translating into MEFRFTEEQEKLRQEIRQFLEEELKNGSFEVHCDAWMGGYSPEFSRKIGQRGWIGLCWPREWYGQGKSYMDRMVLTEEIVRYGAPAAAHWFADRQMGPSIIRYGSDEQKEYFLPRIARGELVFGIGMSEPEAGCDLASLRTKATEDGDSYILNGQKVWTSGAHHIDYLYLIARTDPDAPRHRGISEFIVDMHLSGIEVRPLIDMTGGHHYNEVFLDNVRVPRSSLVGEINRGWYQIAEQLDYERSGVERLMTNYPLYQDLIEYAKQTNQGGKPLAEQPTVRSRLADLTVRYEVGRLLTYRVAWVLDQGRPPTTEAALAKAFCTSFEQYMAHVATQLPGLYGQLRQGSKWIPPAFRESAAESYLFSPGYTIQGGTSEILRNITAIRGLQLPTEKNP
- a CDS encoding acetyl-CoA carboxylase biotin carboxyl carrier protein subunit translates to MTTIVSPMPGKVTDIKVKVGEEVTEGQELLIIEAMKMQMPVKSPQNSKVSDIKVEIGQGIKKGDVMIELE
- a CDS encoding acyl-CoA carboxylase subunit beta: MLDEYKQKREKVKQMGGPKAVAQQHKRGSWTARERIEYFFDPGTFTEIGLFVKHRTTAFGMDKREIPAEGVITGFGKVNGRLVMVAAEDYTTMAGTFGEYHGKKFSQAIDLAKDMGIPFVGMNDSGGARLQEGMDTLQCYAWLFTSQVLASGIIPQIALLMGPCLGGQAYHPVMQDFVFQCRETGRMGIAGPAFVKTQTGEDIDIDTLCGVEAHAVKSGETHLVVEDDKDCLDKAKELLSFLPANNNKDERKSTYQDTGDDPERIDSELDNLVPEEPYIAYDMHDVIMRIIDNGHFFELLKDFAQNVLIGFARFGGRPTGIVASQPMCAAGALDCDAADKVARFVRFCDLFNIPLVTLHDVPGYWIGSAEEWKGILRHGAKMIYSYIDATVPKITVVIRKSFAGAYTGMCCKDTGADFMFAWPIAKICIVGAETAASIIFAREIKEAEDPKAIKAQRIAEYRDLFENPYCAAERGFIDDVIMPSETRKYINRALDMTENKNVVRPWRKYSNINL